Within Pseudomonas tructae, the genomic segment CTCAAGCCTTGGCGCAGATCAGGCGCTTGAGGGCAATGGGCGCGATAAACCGGTGAAAAGGCGCAACCGGCAGCATGTACAACCGGCCGAGACGATTGTGCGTGTGCACCACGGTGGACACCACAATCTCGCGGCGCTTGTCGGCGCCCAAGGGACGCCGTAGCAACGCGATGTAGACGTCCAGGTGCTTGTCACGATCGACCAGCAGCACTTCATCCGGGCTATTGCTGATCAGGGTAAAAATCCCGACCCGCTCATTGATCTGATAAGACGCCTCGTCGCGCTGCAAGTCGATCCGCGACAGACGCCCCAGGTCCTTGAGACCAAACAGTTGCACCACGCGATTGCGCAGTACCATCAGGTTGTCGATCCAGCGCGGCATGCTGTTCATCAGGATGAGAAAGTGGCCCATCGCCG encodes:
- a CDS encoding DUF2867 domain-containing protein; this translates as MNNRINACAVPAGSGIYAQLPGADFVDAHQVSVDDGERSAMGHFLILMNSMPRWIDNLMVLRNRVVQLFGLKDLGRLSRIDLQRDEASYQINERVGIFTLISNSPDEVLLVDRDKHLDVYIALLRRPLGADKRREIVVSTVVHTHNRLGRLYMLPVAPFHRFIAPIALKRLICAKA